In Sideroxyarcus emersonii, one DNA window encodes the following:
- the nadC gene encoding carboxylating nicotinate-nucleotide diphosphorylase, whose translation MPHTSLAHHIRANVAAALAEDGYDCDLTAQLVPERARARATVITREPAVLCGTLWFEECFLTLDPECKIKWLVQEGQVAEANQTLCEIHGNARAMLTAERPALNFLQTLSATATRTRLYVEAAQGTQAKIMDTRKTLPGLRMAQKHAVRVGGGHNQRFGLSDGVLIKENHIAAAGGIREVLEQAFQIIPPGTSIQIEVETLAQLEEALNAGARLILLDNFSMADMRLAVAHAAKRAELEASGGITLENVRLVAETGVDRISIGTLTKDIEAIDLSMRIALP comes from the coding sequence ATGCCACACACCAGCCTCGCCCACCACATCCGCGCCAATGTCGCCGCCGCCCTGGCGGAAGACGGCTACGACTGCGACCTCACCGCACAACTCGTTCCCGAGCGCGCCCGGGCCCGAGCCACGGTGATCACGCGCGAACCGGCAGTGCTGTGCGGCACGCTGTGGTTCGAGGAGTGCTTCCTTACACTCGACCCGGAATGCAAGATCAAATGGCTGGTGCAGGAAGGCCAGGTCGCCGAAGCGAACCAGACCTTGTGCGAGATACACGGCAATGCACGGGCCATGCTCACCGCCGAACGGCCGGCCCTGAATTTCCTGCAGACACTTTCCGCCACCGCCACCAGGACGCGGCTTTACGTCGAGGCTGCGCAAGGTACGCAGGCGAAGATCATGGACACGCGCAAGACCCTGCCCGGCCTGCGCATGGCGCAGAAACATGCGGTTCGTGTGGGCGGCGGGCACAACCAGCGCTTCGGCCTGTCCGACGGCGTGCTGATCAAGGAGAACCACATCGCAGCCGCGGGCGGCATCCGCGAGGTGCTGGAACAGGCGTTCCAGATCATCCCGCCGGGCACGTCGATCCAGATCGAGGTGGAGACGCTGGCCCAGCTGGAGGAAGCGCTGAACGCCGGTGCGCGGCTGATCCTGCTGGACAACTTCTCGATGGCGGATATGCGCCTGGCCGTGGCCCATGCCGCCAAGCGCGCCGAACTGGAAGCCTCCGGCGGCATCACGCTGGAGAACGTGCGCCTGGTCGCCGAGACCGGCGTGGACCGCATCTCCATCGGCACGCTGACCAAGGATATCGAGGCCATCGACCTGTCGATGCGCATTGCCCTCCCTTGA
- the trxC gene encoding thioredoxin TrxC: MSDPKHIVCPHCDAVNRVPSDRLSAQPTCGKCKQPLFTAHPVELTGQNFMQHIGRNDIPVLVDFWAPWCGPCRMMAPAYEKAAQRLEPQLRVAKLNTEEAQQLAAQYNIRSIPTLALFKGGREVARQAGAMDAAGIEAWVKARS; encoded by the coding sequence ATGAGCGATCCCAAACATATCGTCTGCCCGCATTGCGATGCGGTGAACCGCGTCCCGTCCGACAGACTGTCGGCCCAGCCCACCTGCGGCAAATGCAAGCAGCCCCTGTTCACTGCACATCCGGTGGAACTGACCGGGCAGAATTTCATGCAGCACATCGGGCGCAACGACATCCCGGTGCTGGTGGATTTCTGGGCGCCGTGGTGCGGCCCCTGCCGCATGATGGCGCCGGCCTACGAGAAAGCCGCGCAGCGGCTGGAACCGCAGCTGCGCGTCGCCAAGCTGAACACGGAAGAGGCGCAGCAGCTCGCCGCGCAATACAACATCCGCAGCATCCCGACCCTGGCGCTGTTCAAGGGCGGACGCGAAGTGGCGCGGCAGGCCGGTGCGATGGATGCCGCCGGTATCGAAGCGTGGGTGAAAGCTCGCTCCTGA
- a CDS encoding cyclopropane-fatty-acyl-phospholipid synthase family protein codes for MAGVWDERYAGEEYHFGTEPNAFLVTQRSLLKPGMSCLAVADGEGRNGVWLAQQGLDVLAVDSSSVALEKARKLAQQRGVTAKFEQVDLTQWNWGEERFDVVAAIFIQFAAPDLREQMFAHIKRCLKPGGLLLLHGYTPRQLEYKTGGPSQAENLYTEALLRKAFSDMEILHLREHDDVIREGTGHSGMSALIDMVARKPR; via the coding sequence ATGGCGGGAGTGTGGGACGAACGTTATGCCGGCGAGGAATATCATTTCGGCACCGAACCGAACGCTTTCCTGGTTACGCAGCGCAGCCTGCTGAAGCCGGGGATGTCGTGCCTCGCCGTGGCCGATGGCGAAGGGCGCAACGGCGTGTGGCTGGCCCAGCAGGGCCTGGACGTGCTGGCGGTGGATTCCTCATCGGTTGCGCTGGAAAAGGCGCGGAAACTGGCGCAGCAACGCGGCGTCACGGCGAAGTTCGAGCAGGTCGACCTGACGCAATGGAACTGGGGCGAGGAACGCTTCGACGTGGTCGCCGCGATCTTCATCCAGTTCGCCGCGCCCGATTTGCGCGAGCAGATGTTTGCCCACATCAAGCGCTGCCTGAAGCCGGGCGGGCTGCTGTTGCTGCACGGCTACACGCCGCGCCAGCTGGAGTACAAGACCGGCGGCCCTTCGCAGGCCGAGAACCTGTACACCGAGGCGCTGCTGCGCAAGGCGTTTTCCGACATGGAGATACTGCACCTGCGCGAGCACGACGACGTCATCCGCGAAGGAACCGGTCACAGCGGCATGTCGGCATTGATCGATATGGTGGCGCGCAAGCCGCGCTGA
- the glcF gene encoding glycolate oxidase subunit GlcF, with product MQTNLIESIRHTADGQEAESILRACVHCGFCTATCPTYQLLGSELDSPRGRIYLIKEMLEGAAVTEKTMLHLDRCLTCRSCETTCPSGVQYGRLVDIGRAYAEEKTARSVGQRIQRGLLRRVLPRPAVFNSLLAVGRLMRPMLPRGVARSIPVAQKATARPTARHARTMLVLEGCVQPGLAPNTNAAAARVLDRLGVSLVSAEKAGCCGAVSYHLNAHADGLDYMRRNIDAWYPHVEQGAEAIVMTASGCGAMVKEYGHLLRNDSVYAARAARISALTRDLSEVLAAEKDSLLKLLTPAQRGKVAFHAPCTLQHGQRIVGVIEQLLAGAGYELTPVADKHLCCGSAGTYSILQQELSQQLLRNKLAALQSGKPVQIASANIGCQTHLQSGTDLPVRHWIELLDDALGAAASERN from the coding sequence ATGCAAACCAACCTCATCGAATCCATCAGACACACCGCCGACGGGCAGGAAGCGGAATCCATCCTGCGTGCCTGCGTGCATTGCGGTTTCTGCACCGCCACCTGTCCCACATACCAATTGCTGGGCAGCGAACTGGACAGCCCGCGCGGACGCATCTACCTGATCAAGGAAATGCTGGAAGGCGCGGCAGTGACGGAAAAGACCATGCTGCACCTGGACCGCTGCCTCACCTGCCGCTCCTGCGAAACGACCTGTCCGTCCGGCGTGCAATACGGCCGCCTGGTGGACATCGGCCGTGCCTATGCCGAAGAAAAAACCGCGCGCAGCGTGGGCCAGCGCATCCAGCGCGGGCTGCTGCGCAGGGTGCTGCCGCGTCCGGCGGTGTTCAATTCCCTGCTGGCGGTCGGTCGCCTGATGCGTCCAATGCTGCCGCGCGGCGTGGCCAGGAGCATTCCCGTTGCACAGAAGGCGACAGCGCGTCCGACGGCGCGCCACGCCCGCACCATGCTGGTACTGGAAGGCTGCGTGCAGCCGGGACTGGCGCCCAACACCAACGCCGCGGCAGCGCGGGTACTCGACAGGCTGGGCGTCTCGCTGGTCAGTGCCGAAAAGGCCGGCTGCTGCGGCGCGGTCAGTTATCACCTGAACGCGCATGCGGACGGCCTCGACTATATGCGCCGCAACATCGATGCGTGGTATCCGCATGTCGAGCAAGGTGCGGAAGCGATCGTGATGACCGCCAGCGGCTGCGGCGCGATGGTCAAGGAATACGGGCACCTGCTGCGCAACGACTCCGTGTATGCCGCCAGGGCCGCGCGCATCTCCGCACTGACGCGCGACTTGAGCGAGGTGCTGGCGGCCGAGAAAGACAGCCTGCTCAAGCTGCTCACTCCGGCACAGCGCGGCAAGGTGGCGTTCCATGCCCCCTGCACCCTGCAGCACGGGCAGCGCATCGTCGGCGTGATCGAGCAATTGCTGGCCGGGGCCGGCTATGAACTGACGCCGGTAGCCGACAAGCACCTGTGCTGCGGCTCGGCCGGCACCTACTCGATCCTGCAGCAGGAGTTGTCGCAGCAATTGCTGCGCAACAAGCTGGCTGCGCTGCAAAGCGGAAAACCCGTGCAGATAGCCAGTGCCAACATCGGCTGCCAGACGCACCTGCAAAGCGGCACCGACCTGCCGGTGCGTCACTGGATCGAGCTGCTCGACGATGCGCTGGGCGCTGCCGCAAGCGAACGGAATTGA